The sequence TCTTGCCGGCCTTGTTGGCGTGGTCCAGCACCAGCACGCGCTTGCCCTGATAGCCTGCCGTGGCGGCACACATCAGGCCTGCCGCGCCTGCGCCGATGATGATGACGTCATATGTGGCCATGCGGGACACTCCGTGAAGCGAAGAAAGGAAAGGAAATCGGCTGTGCAGACACACGCGGGCCGGCATTCTACCAGAAGCCTGCCGCAGCCAGCGGCCGGAGATGGGAAACAAGACACCCCCACCGTCAGAGACGATGAGGGTGTCTTGTCAGACCGGACAGACTAGCCAGTCACGGCGCGCCTCAGACGATGACGCCCTGGCTGCGCAGGTAGTCGTCATAGGTGCCGGAGAAGTCGACCACGCCATCGGCCTTCAGCTCGATGATGCGGGTGGCCAGCGAGCCGACGAATTCGCGGTCGTGGCTGACGAAGATCAGGGTGCCCGGGTAGTTTTCCAGCGCGAGGTTGAGTGCCTCGATGGATTCCATGTCCAGGTGGTTGGTCGGCTCATCCATCACCAGCACGTTGGGCTGCTTGAGGATCAGCTTGCCGAACAGCATGCGGCCCTGCTCGCCACCGGAGATGACCTTGACCGACTTCTGGATGTCGTCATTGGAGAACAGCATGCGACCCAGGGTGCCACGCACGACCTGCTCGCCGCCGCCGGTCCACTGCGCCATCCAGTCATAGAGGCTCATGTCGTTGGCGAAGTCATGGGCGTGGTCCTGCGCGTAGTAGCCGACGTCCGCGGCGTCGGTCCACTTCACTTCACCGGCGTCCGGGTGCATCTCGCCGACCAGGGTGCGCAGCAGCGTGGTCTTGCCGATGCCGTTCGGGCCGATGATGGCGACACGCTCACCGGCGGCGACCGTGAAGCTGAAGTTCTCGAACAGGGTGTTGCCGTCGAAGCCCTTGGCGAGCTTGTCGATCATCACCGCGTTGTTGTGGACCTTTCTGGTCTGCTCGAAGCGGATGAACGGGCTGACACGTGAGGACGGCTTGATCTCGTTGAGCTGGATCTTGTCGATCTGCTTGGCACGCGAGGTCGCCTGCTTGGCCTTGGAGGCATTGGCGGAGAAGCGACTGACGAAGGACTGCAGCTCGGCGATCTGTGCCTTCTTCTTGGCGTTGTCGGCCTGCAGCTGTTCACGCGCCTGGGTAGCGGCGGTCATGTACTCGTCGTAGTTGCCCGGGAACAGACGCAACTCTCCGTAATCCAGGTCCGCCATGTGGGTGCAGACGCTGTTCAGGAAGTGACGGTCGTGGGAGATGATGATCATGGTGCTGGAACGCGCGGTCAGCACGCCTTCCAACCAGCGGATGGTGTTGATGTCCAGGTGGTTGGTCGGCTCATCGAGCAGCAGGACGTCAGGATCGGAGAACAGCGCCTGCGCCAGCAGCACGCGCAGCTTCCAGCCCGGCGCGACTTCACTCATCGGCCCCAGGTGCTGTTCGATGGGGATATCGAGGCCCATCAGCAGCTCACCGGCACGCGCTTCGGCGGTGTAGCCATCCAGCTCGGCGAATTCGACCTCGAGGTCGGCGACCTTCATGCCGTCTTCCTCGCTCATCTCCGGCAGCGAGTAGATGCGGTCACGCTCGGCCTTGACCACGGCCAGACGCTCGTGACCCATGATGACGGTGTCGAGCACCGTGTATTCCTCATAGGCGAACTGGTCCTGGCGCAGCTTGCCCAGACGGGTATTGGGCTCGAGCATGACATGACCACCGGACGGCTCCAGATCGCCACCGAGAATCTTCATCATGGTCGACTTGCCGCAGCCGTTGGCGCCGATCAGACCGTAGCGATTGCCACGCCCGAACTTGGCGGAGACGTCTTCAAACAGCGGCTTGGCACCGAACTGCATGGTGAGATTGGCGGTAGAGATCACGAGGGAATATCCGTTTGAAATGAAAAAGGTGGGCGGTGACGAAGCGTCACGCTGGCGCCGGGAGATACGGGGAGCCGCAAAGGCCTGGCAGGCATCAGCCGCGGAAGAAGACTTCCAGCAGGTGATAGCCGAACTTGCTCTTCAGCGGCCCCTGCAGGGTATTGAGCGGCCCCTTGAAGATGGCGCGATCAATGCCGCCGACCATCTGGCCGGGGCGCACTTCGCCCAGATCACCGCCCTGCTTGCCGGAGGGACAGGTGGAGTGCTTCTTCGCCAGTTTCTCGAACGGCTGGCCGCGCTCCAGTGACTGCTTGAGACGCTGCGCCTCGGCCTCGGTCTTCACCAGAATGTGGCGTGCCATGGCAATACGAGCCATCTCGTGTCCTCTTGCAGGCGGAATCGGTCTTGCCTCACGCCATCTCGTGCCTTGGGCATCCCGGAGGCGGGCCTGACGTCACCCGAGCACGCCACTGACGGCATGACAGCGTCATGAGTGTCGATCAGGTGTTCGGGGAAGGTTCGACAGGCGATGGGGTGAGTCTGAAGGCGGGCATGATAACAGCTCAGGATGACAGACGCTGTAGTGCGAGCTCGACAGCCCCCTCAGAAACGCGAAAAGCCCGCATCGTGAGATGCGGGCTTTTCTGAATCTGGTGGAGGGGGAGGGATTCGAACCCTCGAAGCCTTTCGACTTACACACTTTCCAGGCGTGCTCCTTCGACCACTCGGACACCCCTCCAGATCAGCGCTCTCATTGGTCACCCGACTGCGTCGTGTTTCCCTTGAGAACGCGGCGTATATTATCGATAACCTTCGAGTGGCGCAAGCCTTTTTTCCAAAAACTTTCAGATAGATAGCGTCAGCGATCTCACTCTACTTCCGCCCTGCGCTTTCAACCTGCACTCTCAGCCCGCGCATTGGCCCGAGGCCGTGCTCGTCATCACGGCCCCAGCACTACGTAATCGCCACGGGCCTCGAAACACAGTCGCGGAGCGGACTGCCCTTCGAGCTGACACCACAGCTGCTGGGTCAGCGACAGTCGTGCTCGCCGTCCTGCCGCCAGGCGCTCGCCTACCTCGTGCAGCGCCGCCATGTCATCCGGCGCGCAGAGGATGTGATAGTCGCCACTGACCGGAGCCAGAAATTGCTGGCTGGCCTGCGACACCACGATATCGCGCTGGATACCGCGGGCACGCAGCCAGAGCGTCAGCCAGCTCCAGCCACACAGGGTCGCCTCGAGACTCATGGCACCGCCAAACGCCGTGCCCTTGTCATTGAGATTGGGCGGCAGATGCAGATGCCAGCTCAGCTGACCCGTCGCACGCTCGGGCTCTGACCACTGCATCTCGACAAGCCCCAGATGAGCGGCCAGCGGGATCGCCTGCGTCAGCCAGCCACGAAACCGTGACAGGTCGTCGCTGACCGGCGCCACGAGACTGCCCGACCGCCCCTGCCCGTCACGCGGCAAAGGCAACGGTGGCCAGACCTCACCACTCAAGCGCGACGGCTCGTTCATTCAGCGCCTCACTGCCAGCGTTCGACGAAGTCGGCGCTGTTGCGGTTCGGCAATGGCTTGAGGCGTCCGCCCGGGGTGCCGAGATAGAGGAAGCCGACCAGCTCATCCTGGTCGCCCATGCCCAGCCCTGCGTGCACGATGGGGTCAAAGGCGTAGCCACCGGTGCGCCACATGCCACCGAGCCCCTGGGCCTGAGCGGCATACAGCATGGCGTGAGCGGCACAGCCGGCACTGACCACCTGCTCGACACGCGGCACCTTGGGGTGGTCCGGCGTGACCCTGGCGATCACCGCGATCACCATCGGCGCACGCAGCGGCTTCTTGCTGGCGGCGGCCTGGGCGGCCTCGTCACCCGCCGGCGACTTGTTGCGCTCGGCCTCGGCGAACAGTTCACCCAGGCGCTCAAGCCCGCTGCCCGTGAATTCGATGAAGCGCCAGGGCGTCAGCTCGGCGTGGTCCGGCGCGCGCAAGGCGGCCTGGTAGATGGCCTCCATCTGTGTCTCGCTCGGGGCCGGCGCCATCAGCTTGCCCATGGAATTGCGTTCATGCAGTAACGTCAGCGCGTCCATCGTCTCTCCTGTCACAGACTTAAGATAAGAATGATTCTCACACTAGCATGTCGCCGGTACGTCGTCTCATCACTCGCTGCTATCTGCCTGATTGGCAAGCCGATCAGGCGACATGAGCATAGAGAGAACTACTGACGCGAGAGACGCAGCGGCAGGCTGGCACGGGCCTCTGCCTCGAGATCTGGCGTAGCACGCCACGGGCTGATATCCAGGCCGCCGCGTCGCACATAGCGCGCCATCACCAGCAAGGACTCGGGCTTCACGCGCGCCATCAGGTCGACGAACAGGTGCTCGACGCAGTGCTCATGGAAATCCTGGTGCTGGCGATAGCTGATCAGATAGGCCAGCAGGCGCTCGCGATCGATACGCGGGCCGCGATAATGGATCCACACACTGCCCCAGTCGGGCTGGCCGGTGACCGGGCAGTTGGACTTGAGCAGGTGGCTGTGCAGGTCTTCGCTGACGATGTCGGTGTCATCGGCGCTGAGCAGGTCCGGCGACGGCGTGTAGTGCTCGACGCTGATCGGCAGGTCATCGAGGCATTCCCCCGGCAGACGCCCGACGTCCAGCTCGGCATCATCCAGCTCGAGCAGACGCACCTCGACCGGCGCACCGGCCGCGGCGGCGAGGTCACGCTCCAGCGTTGCCTGCACCGCTGCCTGATCGGGGAAACGACTCTGATTGAGGCTGTTGAGATAAAGCTTCCAGGACTTGGATTCGATCAGGTTCGGCGAGGCTGCCGGCAGGCGGAAACGGGCCACGCGCACCCACGGCTTGCCAGCCTCGTCCAGCCAGGAGACTTCGAAGGCGTGCCACTCATCTTCCCCGACGAACGGC comes from bacterium Scap17 and encodes:
- a CDS encoding ABC-F family ATPase; its protein translation is MISTANLTMQFGAKPLFEDVSAKFGRGNRYGLIGANGCGKSTMMKILGGDLEPSGGHVMLEPNTRLGKLRQDQFAYEEYTVLDTVIMGHERLAVVKAERDRIYSLPEMSEEDGMKVADLEVEFAELDGYTAEARAGELLMGLDIPIEQHLGPMSEVAPGWKLRVLLAQALFSDPDVLLLDEPTNHLDINTIRWLEGVLTARSSTMIIISHDRHFLNSVCTHMADLDYGELRLFPGNYDEYMTAATQAREQLQADNAKKKAQIAELQSFVSRFSANASKAKQATSRAKQIDKIQLNEIKPSSRVSPFIRFEQTRKVHNNAVMIDKLAKGFDGNTLFENFSFTVAAGERVAIIGPNGIGKTTLLRTLVGEMHPDAGEVKWTDAADVGYYAQDHAHDFANDMSLYDWMAQWTGGGEQVVRGTLGRMLFSNDDIQKSVKVISGGEQGRMLFGKLILKQPNVLVMDEPTNHLDMESIEALNLALENYPGTLIFVSHDREFVGSLATRIIELKADGVVDFSGTYDDYLRSQGVIV
- a CDS encoding nitroreductase, coding for MDALTLLHERNSMGKLMAPAPSETQMEAIYQAALRAPDHAELTPWRFIEFTGSGLERLGELFAEAERNKSPAGDEAAQAAASKKPLRAPMVIAVIARVTPDHPKVPRVEQVVSAGCAAHAMLYAAQAQGLGGMWRTGGYAFDPIVHAGLGMGDQDELVGFLYLGTPGGRLKPLPNRNSADFVERWQ
- a CDS encoding thioesterase, coding for MNEPSRLSGEVWPPLPLPRDGQGRSGSLVAPVSDDLSRFRGWLTQAIPLAAHLGLVEMQWSEPERATGQLSWHLHLPPNLNDKGTAFGGAMSLEATLCGWSWLTLWLRARGIQRDIVVSQASQQFLAPVSGDYHILCAPDDMAALHEVGERLAAGRRARLSLTQQLWCQLEGQSAPRLCFEARGDYVVLGP
- a CDS encoding peptidylprolyl isomerase (rotamase C; accelerates isomerization of the peptidyl prolyl bond), with the translated sequence MARIAMARHILVKTEAEAQRLKQSLERGQPFEKLAKKHSTCPSGKQGGDLGEVRPGQMVGGIDRAIFKGPLNTLQGPLKSKFGYHLLEVFFRG
- the queF gene encoding NADPH-dependent 7-cyano-7-deazaguanine reductase QueF — translated: MAHPTAVNVPDEARPETLKDAPLGRESAYPEHYDASLLFPIARAANRGPIGIDDAALPFVGEDEWHAFEVSWLDEAGKPWVRVARFRLPAASPNLIESKSWKLYLNSLNQSRFPDQAAVQATLERDLAAAAGAPVEVRLLELDDAELDVGRLPGECLDDLPISVEHYTPSPDLLSADDTDIVSEDLHSHLLKSNCPVTGQPDWGSVWIHYRGPRIDRERLLAYLISYRQHQDFHEHCVEHLFVDLMARVKPESLLVMARYVRRGGLDISPWRATPDLEAEARASLPLRLSRQ